The following proteins are encoded in a genomic region of Streptomyces gobiensis:
- a CDS encoding alpha/beta hydrolase: METKRVLRTSGTILAAAALLISGCTSGSPAGSGSSPPATGKRESGVSKVLQPLPEQIPDSLKPYYEQKLSWRDCGAPGFQCATLRAPLDYEKPDPAEDLKLAVTRKKADGSGESLGSLMVNPGGPGGSAVDYVQMAAGIGFPAEVRDRYDIVGMDPRGVARSEPIECLTGDQMDQHTQVDLTPDDQGEIDELTSAYEKFAEGCKKQADKLLGHVSTIEAARDMDVLREVLGDKKLTYAGFSYGTFLGATYAGLFPSRSGRLVLDGAMDPSLPAEQLNRDQTAGFHTAFTAFAEDCVKRSKCPLGTKSAQDAGKRLTAFFHQVDKEPLETGEKRKLGESLAATGVFQAMYNESLWGMLRDALTDAKKGDGAALLSMADEYNQRDADGSYGNIMYANTAINCLDQPAAFTSPAEVKKAVPSFEKVSPIFGRNFAWAALNCAGWETKPTGEPNRIEAKGADPILVIGTTRDPATPYIWSEALADQLDSATLLTYEGDGHTAYMRGGPCVDSAVNTYLLEGKTPKASKRCK, translated from the coding sequence ATGGAAACGAAGCGGGTGCTCCGCACCTCCGGCACGATCCTCGCGGCGGCCGCGCTGCTCATCTCGGGGTGTACGTCGGGAAGCCCGGCTGGATCGGGATCCTCACCCCCGGCCACGGGGAAGCGTGAGTCAGGCGTGTCCAAGGTGCTTCAGCCGCTTCCGGAGCAGATCCCGGACAGTCTCAAGCCGTACTACGAGCAGAAGCTGAGCTGGCGCGACTGCGGTGCCCCCGGCTTCCAGTGCGCCACGCTCAGGGCGCCACTGGACTATGAAAAGCCCGACCCGGCCGAGGACCTGAAGCTTGCCGTCACCCGCAAGAAGGCGGACGGCTCCGGCGAGTCACTGGGCTCGCTGATGGTCAATCCGGGCGGTCCCGGCGGCTCGGCGGTCGACTATGTCCAGATGGCGGCCGGTATCGGCTTCCCGGCCGAGGTGCGCGACCGGTACGACATCGTCGGCATGGACCCGCGCGGTGTCGCCCGCAGCGAACCCATCGAATGCCTCACCGGCGACCAGATGGACCAGCACACCCAGGTCGACCTCACCCCCGACGACCAGGGCGAGATCGACGAGCTCACCTCCGCCTACGAGAAGTTCGCCGAGGGCTGCAAGAAGCAGGCGGACAAGCTCCTCGGCCATGTCTCGACGATCGAGGCCGCCCGCGATATGGACGTCCTGCGCGAGGTGCTGGGCGACAAGAAGCTGACGTACGCCGGTTTCTCCTACGGTACTTTCCTCGGCGCGACCTATGCCGGGCTCTTCCCCTCCCGCTCCGGACGGCTCGTTCTGGACGGCGCCATGGACCCGTCGCTGCCGGCGGAACAGCTCAACCGGGACCAGACCGCGGGCTTCCACACCGCCTTCACCGCCTTCGCTGAGGACTGCGTGAAACGCTCCAAGTGCCCGCTGGGCACCAAGAGCGCGCAGGACGCGGGGAAGCGACTCACCGCTTTCTTCCATCAAGTCGACAAGGAGCCGCTGGAGACCGGCGAGAAGCGCAAGCTCGGCGAGTCCCTCGCCGCCACCGGGGTTTTCCAGGCGATGTACAACGAGAGCCTCTGGGGGATGCTGCGCGACGCACTCACCGACGCCAAGAAGGGCGATGGCGCCGCCCTCCTGTCGATGGCCGACGAGTACAACCAGCGCGACGCGGACGGCTCCTACGGCAACATCATGTACGCCAACACCGCGATCAACTGCCTTGACCAGCCCGCCGCCTTCACCAGCCCGGCCGAGGTCAAAAAGGCTGTGCCGTCCTTCGAGAAGGTCTCCCCGATCTTCGGCCGCAACTTTGCCTGGGCCGCACTGAACTGCGCGGGCTGGGAGACGAAGCCCACGGGCGAGCCCAACCGGATCGAGGCCAAGGGCGCCGACCCGATCCTCGTCATCGGCACCACCCGTGACCCGGCCACCCCCTACATCTGGTCCGAGGCCCTTGCCGACCAACTCGACTCGGCCACCCTGCTCACCTACGAGGGCGACGGTCACACCGCGTATATGCGTGGCGGCCCCTGCGTCGACTCCGCGGTGAACACCTACCTCCTCGAGGGCAAGACCCCCAAGGCCAGCAAACGCTGCAAGTAA
- a CDS encoding DNA polymerase III subunit delta' yields the protein MAVWDDLVGQDRAAAQLTAAARDADAYVSAAGSGRRPETSGSAMTHAWLFTGPPGSGRATAARAFAAALQCVSPDRRLGGAPGCGFCDGCHTALVGTHADVEVIRTDLLTIGVKETRELVRRAQLSPAGGRWQVIVLEDADRLTEGAGNVLLKAIEEPAPRTVWLLCAPSTEDVLPTIRSRCRHLALRTPPVGAVADVLVRRDGVEPELAMTAARATQGHIGRARRLATDERARARRAAVLKLPLRVDSVGGCLKAAQELIDTATEDAKQVAGELDGKETDELRTALGGTEGKRMPRGTAGVMKELEDKQKRRATRTQRDSLDLALTELTAFYRDVLARQLGTSAGTGGGVERDAVERIAAQSRPEQTLRRMEAILECRQALDRNVAPLLAVEAMTVALRAG from the coding sequence ATGGCGGTGTGGGACGACCTGGTCGGGCAGGACCGCGCGGCGGCGCAGCTCACCGCCGCCGCGCGGGACGCGGACGCGTATGTCAGCGCCGCCGGGTCCGGCCGGCGGCCGGAGACCTCCGGCTCAGCGATGACCCACGCCTGGCTGTTCACCGGCCCGCCCGGCTCCGGCCGCGCCACGGCCGCCCGCGCCTTCGCCGCCGCGTTGCAGTGCGTCAGCCCCGACCGGCGGCTGGGCGGTGCCCCCGGCTGCGGGTTCTGCGACGGCTGCCATACGGCCCTGGTGGGCACCCACGCCGATGTCGAGGTCATCCGTACGGACCTGCTCACCATCGGCGTCAAGGAGACGCGTGAGCTGGTGCGCCGGGCCCAGCTCTCCCCGGCCGGCGGACGCTGGCAGGTGATCGTGCTGGAGGACGCCGACCGGCTCACCGAGGGCGCCGGGAACGTCCTGCTGAAGGCCATCGAGGAGCCCGCCCCCCGTACGGTTTGGCTGCTGTGCGCGCCGTCCACCGAGGACGTACTGCCGACGATCCGCTCCCGCTGCCGTCACCTCGCCCTCCGTACGCCCCCCGTCGGCGCGGTGGCCGACGTACTGGTGCGGCGTGACGGGGTCGAGCCCGAGCTGGCGATGACCGCCGCCCGGGCCACCCAGGGACATATCGGGCGGGCCCGGCGCCTGGCCACCGATGAGCGCGCCCGCGCCCGCCGGGCCGCCGTTCTCAAGCTGCCCCTCCGTGTCGACAGCGTCGGCGGCTGCCTCAAGGCCGCACAGGAGCTGATCGACACCGCCACCGAGGACGCCAAGCAGGTCGCCGGGGAGCTGGACGGCAAGGAGACCGACGAGCTGCGCACCGCCCTCGGCGGCACCGAGGGCAAGCGGATGCCGCGTGGCACGGCGGGGGTGATGAAGGAGCTGGAGGACAAGCAGAAGCGCCGCGCCACCCGCACCCAGCGCGACTCGCTGGACCTGGCGCTCACCGAGCTGACCGCCTTCTACCGTGATGTGCTGGCCCGCCAGTTGGGCACCTCGGCGGGTACCGGGGGCGGCGTGGAGCGGGACGCCGTCGAGCGGATTGCGGCCCAGAGCCGCCCTGAGCAGACCCTGCGCCGGATGGAGGCGATCCTGGAGTGCCGCCAGGCCCTGGACCGCAATGTAGCCCCGCTGCTCGCGGTAGAAGCGATGACCGTAGCACTGCGTGCGGGCTGA